One genomic window of Streptomyces sp. NBC_01276 includes the following:
- a CDS encoding O-antigen ligase family protein — translation MSLAAAGPARITDPAGPLRRHWPLLPLAATVLFLLAPLPAGDATASGKVGPADAASLLLALVCAVQALRGRVRTLTPLGVLVLGAPGVGLAVSTMTAGDPYAALPGFVRYLQVFVLVPAAVVLLVRDAREFRLAAGCFVVLALVQGAVGVAQFATHTGASYQGEDIRAVGTFGPGDVMGMATVVAYGLVVATAAALAPGLPARVRRIAGGCALVLVVPLVLSFSRGAWIATAGAALLVMGLAGIRRALKVLVALTALGVVLVGGLGVGSEMVAERLTSITQVSSAPDQSVTDRYTMWAAAESMWRERPAVGVGLKGFPAHRDGHSSLGLSSGSDTGGAGQAFIKQPLLSPHNMYLLVLGEQGLTGLLALAGGWAALLVAGLRRYAADRPARGIRDCGLIALGLFVWQLTDFLYADIGGPSTVLTGVIIGLAAWWALPSPGGAGGPGGPGGPAGSGVPGSPGSPGGRALEGPAAR, via the coding sequence ATGAGCCTCGCCGCCGCCGGGCCCGCCCGGATCACCGATCCGGCCGGCCCGCTGCGCCGCCACTGGCCGCTGCTGCCGCTGGCCGCGACCGTCCTGTTCCTCCTCGCCCCGCTCCCCGCCGGGGACGCGACCGCCTCCGGGAAGGTCGGCCCCGCCGACGCCGCCTCACTGCTGCTCGCCCTCGTCTGCGCCGTACAGGCGCTGCGCGGCCGGGTACGGACACTGACCCCGCTGGGCGTGCTCGTCCTCGGGGCCCCGGGCGTCGGGCTCGCCGTCTCCACCATGACCGCCGGGGACCCGTACGCCGCCCTGCCCGGGTTCGTGCGCTACCTCCAGGTCTTCGTGCTCGTCCCGGCGGCCGTGGTGCTGCTGGTGCGCGACGCCCGCGAATTCAGGCTCGCCGCCGGGTGCTTCGTGGTGCTGGCCCTCGTACAGGGCGCCGTCGGCGTCGCGCAGTTCGCGACCCACACCGGCGCCTCCTACCAGGGCGAGGACATCAGGGCCGTGGGCACCTTCGGCCCCGGCGACGTCATGGGCATGGCCACCGTCGTCGCGTACGGGCTGGTCGTGGCCACCGCCGCCGCCCTCGCGCCCGGCCTCCCCGCCAGGGTCCGCCGGATCGCCGGGGGCTGCGCGCTGGTCCTGGTCGTGCCGCTGGTGCTGTCCTTCAGCCGGGGCGCCTGGATCGCCACCGCGGGGGCCGCGCTGCTGGTGATGGGCCTGGCCGGCATCCGGCGGGCGCTGAAGGTGCTGGTCGCGCTGACCGCGCTGGGCGTGGTGCTGGTCGGCGGGCTCGGCGTCGGCTCCGAGATGGTCGCGGAGCGGCTGACCTCCATCACCCAGGTGTCGAGCGCGCCCGACCAGTCGGTCACCGACCGGTACACGATGTGGGCCGCCGCCGAGTCGATGTGGCGGGAGCGGCCGGCGGTGGGGGTGGGGCTCAAGGGCTTCCCCGCCCACCGCGACGGCCACTCCTCGCTCGGCCTGTCCTCCGGCAGCGACACCGGCGGCGCGGGCCAGGCGTTCATCAAGCAGCCGCTGCTGTCCCCGCACAACATGTACCTCCTCGTCCTCGGCGAGCAGGGCCTGACCGGACTGCTCGCCCTGGCGGGCGGCTGGGCGGCGCTCCTCGTCGCGGGCCTGCGCCGGTACGCCGCCGACCGCCCGGCGCGGGGGATCCGCGACTGCGGGCTGATCGCGCTCGGCCTCTTCGTGTGGCAGCTGACCGACTTCCTGTACGCGGACATCGGAGGGCCGTCCACCGTGCTCACCGGGGTGATCATCGGCCTGGCGGCCTGGTGGGCGCTGCCGTCGCCCGGGGGCGCGGGTGGTCCGGGTGGTCCAGGTGGTCCGGCTGGTTCGGGCGTCCCGGGCTCTCCGGGCTCTCCGGGCGGCAGGGCCCTTGAGGGGCCGGCGGCCCGGTGA
- a CDS encoding exopolysaccharide biosynthesis polyprenyl glycosylphosphotransferase — protein sequence MDSAPARHTGQGGTAPAGGGAFAPAPPAEARRAVPAIHPPRGPRADRARPAVRPQRISRRDGVAALVTADALAAAVTAATLPADVLPPSATGPCIVLLLVLLAALHAQGGLYRPRLTPSALLELPALAGRAAVLWCGAAAVLATTGPRQSLGWSTLLGAVALQTFLVCAGRGTVHALRRRSALRHPVSTLVVGPGDGAGAVAAALHGRPEYGLRPVGIADAAAPADGERGQLPVLTTHEDVRRAVIQNSVRHAVFTRPPEADERTASLVRLFHDHGCQLWLADPAGTAKVTGMRVAQPADQLWGYAVQPLLPRPARTAERTAKRAIDSLLAALALLAAAPVMGACALAVRISDGPGVIFRQERVGLYGRPFTLLKFRTLRADEHESATRWTVAGDRRMSPVGSFLRKSSLDELPQLWNVVRGDMSLVGPRPERPFFVAKFSSVHPGYEARHRMPVGITGLAQINGLRGDTSIEDRARFDNHYIDTWSLWQDLWILARTAASFFRFRLGGS from the coding sequence ATGGACAGCGCACCCGCCCGGCACACGGGGCAGGGCGGCACGGCGCCCGCCGGCGGCGGCGCCTTCGCGCCCGCGCCACCCGCGGAAGCCCGCCGTGCCGTGCCCGCGATCCACCCCCCGCGCGGACCCCGGGCCGACCGGGCCCGGCCCGCGGTCCGGCCCCAGCGGATCAGCCGCCGCGACGGCGTCGCCGCGCTGGTGACCGCCGACGCCCTGGCCGCCGCCGTCACGGCGGCCACCCTGCCCGCGGACGTCCTGCCGCCGTCGGCCACCGGCCCCTGCATCGTCCTGCTCCTCGTCCTGCTCGCCGCCCTGCACGCGCAGGGCGGCCTCTACCGGCCCCGGCTCACCCCCTCCGCCCTGCTCGAACTGCCCGCGCTGGCCGGGCGGGCCGCCGTGCTGTGGTGCGGGGCCGCAGCCGTCCTCGCCACCACCGGGCCGCGGCAGTCCCTCGGCTGGAGCACCCTCCTGGGCGCCGTCGCCCTCCAGACCTTCCTGGTCTGCGCCGGCCGCGGCACCGTCCACGCGCTCCGCCGCCGCTCGGCCCTGCGTCACCCCGTCTCCACCCTCGTCGTCGGCCCCGGGGACGGGGCGGGCGCCGTCGCCGCCGCACTGCACGGACGCCCCGAGTACGGACTGCGGCCCGTGGGCATCGCCGACGCCGCCGCCCCCGCCGACGGGGAACGCGGCCAGCTCCCCGTACTCACCACCCACGAGGACGTCCGGCGCGCCGTCATCCAGAACTCCGTCCGGCACGCCGTGTTCACGCGGCCCCCCGAGGCCGACGAACGCACCGCCTCCCTGGTCCGGCTCTTCCACGACCACGGATGCCAGCTCTGGCTCGCCGACCCCGCCGGGACCGCCAAGGTCACCGGCATGCGCGTCGCGCAGCCCGCCGACCAGCTGTGGGGGTACGCCGTACAGCCGCTGCTGCCGCGCCCGGCCCGGACCGCCGAGCGCACCGCGAAGCGGGCCATCGACTCCCTCCTCGCCGCCCTCGCCCTCCTCGCCGCCGCCCCCGTCATGGGCGCCTGTGCACTGGCCGTACGGATCTCCGACGGACCCGGAGTGATCTTCCGTCAGGAACGGGTCGGCCTCTACGGACGCCCCTTCACCCTGCTGAAGTTCCGCACCCTGCGCGCCGACGAGCACGAATCCGCCACCCGATGGACCGTCGCCGGCGACCGCCGGATGAGCCCCGTCGGCTCCTTCCTGCGCAAGTCCTCCCTGGACGAACTGCCGCAACTGTGGAACGTCGTACGGGGTGACATGAGCCTGGTCGGCCCCCGCCCCGAACGGCCCTTCTTCGTCGCCAAGTTCAGCAGCGTCCACCCCGGCTACGAGGCCCGCCACCGGATGCCCGTCGGCATCACCGGACTCGCCCAGATCAACGGACTGCGCGGGGACACCTCCATCGAGGACCGGGCCCGCTTCGACAACCACTACATCGACACCTGGTCGCTGTGGCAGGACCTGTGGATCCTGGCGCGCACCGCGGCCTCCTTCTTCCGCTTCCGGCTGGGAGGGAGCTGA